From Algoriphagus sp. NG3, the proteins below share one genomic window:
- the hflX gene encoding GTPase HflX, producing the protein MSKHSRKLQKLHETAPKEETAILVSVVRQHQTDLQTEEYLDELAFLTETLGAKTVYRFTQKMEKPDIKTFVGSGKLEEIQAYIKHFEVDMVIFDDDLSPSQMRNLENELKVQIYDRSLLILDIFLKRAQTAQAKTQVELARFQYLLPRLTNLWTHLERQRGGTTTRGGAGEKEIETDKRDIRNRITLLKEKLREIEKQGETQRKGRKGIVRVAVVGYTNVGKSTLMNLITKTNILAENKLFATVDSTVRKVVFDNIPFLLSDTVGFIRKLPTHLIAAFKSTLDEIREADLLVHVVDISHPNFEDHIAVVTQTLSEINAGDKPILLVFNKIDLVETMPSEEESMKMTELELEEADFLDFATLADAYEKKTGIPPVFMAAANAENVEGFRQALITEAKKQHRKIYPHYLEDEIFTIEE; encoded by the coding sequence ATGAGTAAACATTCCCGCAAACTTCAAAAACTTCACGAAACCGCACCCAAAGAAGAAACAGCCATACTGGTAAGTGTGGTCCGTCAGCACCAAACGGATCTACAAACGGAAGAATACTTAGACGAATTGGCTTTCCTCACGGAGACGCTCGGCGCAAAAACTGTGTATCGCTTTACCCAGAAAATGGAAAAGCCGGACATCAAAACCTTTGTGGGCTCTGGAAAACTTGAAGAGATTCAGGCATATATCAAACATTTTGAGGTGGATATGGTCATTTTCGACGATGATTTATCCCCTTCCCAGATGAGAAATTTGGAAAACGAACTTAAGGTTCAGATCTATGATAGATCTCTGCTCATTCTCGATATTTTCCTGAAAAGGGCACAAACTGCCCAGGCCAAAACACAAGTGGAGCTTGCCCGCTTCCAATACCTGCTTCCACGTCTGACCAACCTATGGACCCACCTAGAGCGCCAGCGAGGTGGCACCACTACTCGAGGGGGAGCCGGTGAGAAAGAGATCGAGACAGATAAGCGGGATATACGAAACCGAATCACTCTTCTCAAAGAGAAACTTCGTGAAATTGAAAAACAAGGCGAAACCCAGCGAAAAGGAAGAAAAGGAATAGTGAGGGTAGCGGTAGTAGGCTACACCAATGTAGGTAAGAGTACCCTGATGAACCTCATAACCAAAACCAATATTCTGGCCGAAAACAAACTTTTCGCCACGGTGGATTCTACGGTCAGAAAGGTGGTTTTTGACAATATACCATTCTTGCTATCAGATACTGTTGGGTTTATCAGAAAACTGCCAACACACCTTATTGCTGCGTTCAAGTCCACCTTAGATGAGATCAGAGAGGCAGACCTATTGGTACATGTGGTAGATATCTCCCATCCGAACTTTGAAGATCATATCGCTGTGGTTACTCAAACGCTTTCAGAAATCAATGCCGGAGACAAGCCTATCTTACTGGTATTTAACAAGATAGACTTGGTGGAAACTATGCCTAGTGAGGAGGAAAGCATGAAAATGACGGAATTGGAATTGGAAGAGGCCGATTTCTTAGACTTTGCTACACTGGCAGATGCTTATGAGAAAAAAACCGGAATCCCTCCCGTATTTATGGCTGCAGCAAATGCGGAAAATGTGGAAGGCTTTCGCCAGGCACTTATTACTGAAGCGAAAAAACAGCACCGCAAGATATATCCTCACTACTTGGAGGATGAAATCTTTACAATAGAAGAATAA
- the rfbC gene encoding dTDP-4-dehydrorhamnose 3,5-epimerase, which produces MARLKKAPLAGVVEIFPRVFEDQRGYFFESYRADWLKSEGITHDWVQDNQSFSQKGTVRGLHFQRGEFAQAKLVRVIQGKVLDVIVDLRKDSSTFGQAFSTILDAKLNNLLYVPVGFAHGFSVLEDAIFAYKCSNYYSKESEGGVFWNDPTLGIDWQVQEPIISEKDAVWPTLEEFKLSEGGL; this is translated from the coding sequence ATGGCTCGATTAAAAAAAGCACCCTTAGCAGGCGTTGTAGAGATATTTCCCAGAGTTTTTGAAGACCAGAGAGGTTATTTCTTTGAATCCTATCGTGCTGATTGGCTGAAATCTGAAGGAATTACCCATGATTGGGTTCAGGATAATCAGAGCTTTTCGCAGAAAGGAACTGTACGGGGGCTACACTTTCAGCGTGGAGAATTTGCCCAGGCCAAACTGGTCAGGGTGATCCAAGGGAAAGTGTTGGATGTGATTGTGGATCTGAGAAAAGACTCATCCACTTTTGGGCAAGCATTTTCTACAATTCTGGATGCCAAACTGAACAACCTATTGTATGTTCCGGTAGGATTTGCACATGGGTTTTCAGTCTTAGAGGATGCTATTTTTGCGTATAAGTGTTCCAACTATTATAGTAAAGAAAGTGAAGGAGGGGTTTTCTGGAATGATCCTACCTTAGGAATAGACTGGCAAGTACAAGAGCCAATTATTTCTGAGAAAGATGCCGTCTGGCCTACTTTGGAGGAATTTAAATTAAGTGAGGGAGGATTATAA
- a CDS encoding tyrosine-protein phosphatase, with the protein MGILDLFKKKPEVYEDFGLDWLEVDMHSHLIPGIDDGSKTMEESLHLVKRMADYGLRKIITTPHIMSEYYRNTPEIIRMGLEDLRRAVKNEGISIEIEAAAEYYMDEIFLEKIKNGEEVLTFGDNYILVETGFINKPQMLLEIIFQLEMAGYKPILAHPERYQYLIGDKGLLQDLTDRKILFQVNLLSLTGFYSKPVKDFGDMLVEKGLVRFFGTDCHNERYLDMMETLPKSKLYSKIKQLDLLNSTL; encoded by the coding sequence ATGGGGATTTTAGATTTATTTAAGAAGAAGCCGGAGGTCTATGAAGACTTTGGGCTAGATTGGCTTGAGGTGGATATGCACTCCCATTTGATTCCCGGTATAGATGATGGGTCTAAAACGATGGAAGAATCCTTGCATTTGGTTAAGCGCATGGCAGATTATGGTTTGCGAAAGATCATCACCACTCCCCATATCATGTCGGAGTACTATCGCAATACGCCTGAGATCATCCGGATGGGGCTTGAAGATCTGCGCAGAGCTGTCAAAAATGAGGGTATATCCATCGAAATAGAAGCTGCTGCGGAATATTACATGGATGAGATTTTTCTTGAGAAAATCAAAAATGGTGAGGAAGTACTGACCTTTGGGGATAATTATATTCTTGTGGAAACCGGTTTTATCAATAAGCCACAAATGCTTTTGGAGATAATTTTCCAATTGGAGATGGCCGGATACAAGCCTATCCTTGCCCATCCGGAGCGTTATCAATATCTCATTGGTGATAAAGGATTGCTTCAGGATCTGACGGACAGAAAGATACTTTTCCAAGTTAACTTGCTTTCACTCACGGGCTTTTATTCTAAGCCGGTAAAAGACTTTGGAGATATGCTGGTAGAGAAAGGGTTAGTCAGGTTTTTTGGGACCGACTGTCATAATGAGCGCTACCTGGATATGATGGAGACTTTGCCAAAATCAAAACTATACTCAAAAATCAAGCAACTGGATCTGCTTAACTCCACGCTTTGA
- a CDS encoding NAD-dependent epimerase/dehydratase family protein produces the protein MNILITGITGLFGSYLAKQFAAKGEIHGIRRASSSIRLLEGIDFPVHWHEGDLSDIESLEAALEGIDLVVNAAGKVSFDAKDGESLHLVNVAGTANLVNAMLNIGVNKLVHISSVSAIGRSPELQVINEDFKWVESPLNTDYGISKYLAELEAWRGEQEGLDLIVVNPSILLGKISDDRSSTDIYHYVLEEHSYYPKGDLNYIDVRDAARQVRELVDLEVWGERFILNRAKISYKEFFEKLAAAYGKRPPLKPVNAAMVNLAVFFNGVLRKIGLSKSPLNRKTALIAQQRVLFDNTKVNSLLGNHYYELEETLSWSK, from the coding sequence ATGAACATACTTATTACAGGTATTACTGGATTATTCGGGAGCTACTTAGCCAAGCAATTTGCTGCTAAAGGTGAGATCCACGGCATACGGAGAGCCAGTTCGTCAATTAGGCTTTTAGAAGGTATTGACTTTCCAGTGCATTGGCATGAAGGGGACCTTTCCGATATAGAATCATTGGAAGCCGCCCTGGAAGGAATAGATTTGGTAGTGAATGCAGCAGGGAAAGTTTCTTTTGATGCAAAGGACGGAGAGTCCCTGCATCTGGTGAATGTGGCAGGAACGGCGAACTTGGTCAACGCTATGCTGAATATTGGGGTGAATAAACTTGTTCATATCAGTTCAGTGTCAGCGATAGGCCGAAGCCCCGAGCTGCAGGTAATCAATGAGGACTTTAAATGGGTGGAATCGCCTCTCAATACGGATTATGGGATTTCAAAATATCTTGCCGAGTTAGAAGCATGGCGCGGAGAGCAAGAAGGGCTGGACTTGATCGTAGTGAATCCTTCTATCCTTCTAGGCAAAATCAGTGACGACCGCAGTTCTACAGATATCTATCATTACGTACTGGAAGAGCACTCCTATTATCCCAAAGGTGACCTTAATTACATCGATGTGCGGGATGCTGCACGACAAGTACGTGAATTAGTTGATCTTGAGGTTTGGGGGGAGCGCTTTATCCTCAATAGAGCAAAAATTTCCTATAAGGAGTTTTTCGAAAAGCTAGCTGCTGCTTATGGTAAGAGACCTCCTTTGAAGCCCGTAAATGCAGCAATGGTAAATTTGGCGGTTTTTTTCAATGGAGTTCTCAGAAAGATAGGTCTTAGTAAAAGCCCACTAAACAGAAAAACAGCGTTAATAGCTCAACAGAGAGTATTATTTGACAACACTAAAGTAAACTCTTTACTGGGCAACCATTATTATGAACTTGAAGAAACCTTGAGCTGGTCAAAATAA
- a CDS encoding tetratricopeptide repeat protein, with amino-acid sequence MTGDHEHDWENDKKLVERFENSLQSNLDLYFEEEELEDIIRFYFDQQKFLKALRASEFSLERFPFSVEIKLLKAQCLIFNDEMEEGLDILENINNISPNNEEIILALANAYILAGSPKDGITLLENFLPLAEDKAEVFYSLGNLYRVQDNNERASYYFKEAVKNRINHEDALFQLAMITEEEGSFDEILDFYQEFIDQDPYSAGAWYNLGVVYNRLGRFEEAIKAYDYAILIDDSFASAYFNLGNALMNTEQYELALEAYQNTINCEGANAENCCYMGSAYEKLNKMEEAFKYFKKAAKFDEEYDDAWFGLGMCMLKKEKYFEAIHYFKKALNLTKENYNYWIGLADAEFHLGNMQASSEAYEEAINLEPGIVEAYVNLALIYFNQNRFEEAIDVTREGIEELPEEAGLYYRLVVYLIKMGNYKEAFSFLEIGLTLNFEKHTVMYDMMPELKQQKALYKIIAQFREENLES; translated from the coding sequence ATGACCGGAGATCACGAGCATGATTGGGAAAATGACAAGAAGCTTGTAGAGCGATTTGAAAATTCCCTGCAATCCAATCTGGACCTTTACTTTGAAGAAGAGGAATTGGAGGATATTATCCGATTTTACTTTGACCAGCAGAAGTTTCTGAAAGCTCTGCGCGCATCTGAGTTTTCGTTAGAGAGATTTCCGTTTTCTGTGGAGATCAAACTCCTGAAAGCGCAGTGCCTTATCTTCAATGATGAGATGGAGGAAGGTCTGGATATATTGGAAAACATCAACAATATTTCCCCCAACAACGAAGAGATAATCTTGGCTTTGGCCAATGCCTATATTCTTGCCGGATCCCCAAAGGATGGAATCACCCTACTTGAAAATTTTCTTCCACTGGCGGAAGATAAAGCAGAGGTATTTTATTCCCTTGGAAACCTATATCGCGTTCAGGACAATAATGAAAGAGCGAGTTATTACTTCAAAGAAGCCGTAAAAAACCGGATTAATCACGAAGATGCCCTATTCCAGTTGGCGATGATCACTGAAGAAGAGGGTTCTTTTGACGAAATCCTGGATTTCTATCAGGAGTTTATCGACCAAGACCCATACAGTGCAGGCGCGTGGTATAATTTAGGGGTGGTATATAATCGTCTTGGAAGGTTTGAAGAAGCAATCAAGGCTTATGACTATGCCATTTTGATTGACGATTCGTTCGCTTCAGCCTATTTCAACCTGGGCAATGCGCTGATGAATACAGAGCAATATGAGCTTGCTTTGGAAGCCTATCAAAATACCATTAACTGTGAAGGTGCCAATGCCGAAAACTGTTGCTATATGGGTTCAGCTTATGAAAAGCTGAATAAAATGGAAGAGGCTTTTAAGTATTTCAAAAAGGCAGCCAAGTTCGATGAAGAGTATGACGACGCTTGGTTTGGCTTAGGAATGTGCATGCTGAAGAAGGAAAAGTACTTTGAAGCCATACATTATTTTAAAAAAGCATTAAATCTCACAAAAGAAAATTATAATTATTGGATAGGACTCGCAGATGCGGAATTTCATCTTGGCAACATGCAGGCCAGCTCTGAAGCTTACGAAGAAGCGATCAATTTAGAGCCGGGTATTGTAGAAGCCTATGTAAATCTGGCACTTATCTATTTTAATCAGAACCGATTCGAGGAAGCAATCGACGTGACGCGCGAGGGAATCGAGGAACTTCCAGAAGAGGCAGGGTTATATTATCGCCTGGTAGTGTACCTGATCAAAATGGGCAATTACAAGGAGGCGTTTTCATTTTTGGAAATTGGGTTAACTTTGAACTTTGAAAAGCATACCGTCATGTATGATATGATGCCTGAGCTGAAACAGCAAAAGGCCTTATACAAGATTATTGCCCAATTCCGAGAGGAAAATCTCGAGTCTTAA
- a CDS encoding phosphosulfolactate synthase: MNYELNNIPVRTEKPRTKGFTMAMDKGLSLRATEDFVDSCSDFVDIVKLGWATSYVTKNLTQKLAIYKEAGIPVYLGGTLFEAFIVRGQFEDYRKVLDKYDLSFAEVSDGSISLNHDKKCEYISTLAKQVTVLSEVGSKDAAKIIPPYKWIEQMQTELDAGAWKVIGEAREGGNVGLFRDSGEVRQGLVEEILTQIPEERIIWEAPIKSQQVWFIKLIGANVNLGNISPSEIIPLETIRLGLRGDTFDHFLGEIKL; encoded by the coding sequence ATGAATTATGAGCTGAATAATATCCCTGTTCGGACTGAAAAGCCACGAACCAAAGGATTTACCATGGCCATGGACAAAGGCCTAAGCCTACGTGCCACAGAAGATTTTGTTGATAGCTGTTCCGATTTTGTAGATATAGTAAAATTAGGCTGGGCTACTTCTTATGTAACCAAAAACCTAACTCAAAAATTAGCCATTTATAAGGAGGCAGGAATTCCTGTTTACTTAGGTGGTACGCTTTTCGAAGCCTTTATCGTACGGGGACAGTTTGAAGATTATAGAAAAGTATTGGATAAATATGACCTTTCCTTTGCGGAAGTTTCGGATGGATCTATTTCCCTTAACCACGACAAGAAGTGCGAATATATCTCTACCCTGGCAAAGCAAGTTACTGTACTGTCTGAAGTAGGATCGAAAGACGCTGCCAAAATAATTCCTCCCTATAAGTGGATCGAGCAGATGCAGACTGAACTGGATGCAGGTGCATGGAAAGTAATCGGTGAAGCTAGAGAGGGCGGTAATGTGGGTCTTTTCAGAGATTCAGGAGAAGTAAGACAGGGACTGGTAGAGGAAATACTCACTCAGATCCCTGAAGAGCGGATCATCTGGGAAGCTCCTATCAAATCTCAGCAAGTTTGGTTTATCAAGCTGATCGGTGCAAATGTGAACCTGGGTAATATCAGTCCTTCTGAAATAATTCCTTTGGAAACAATCAGATTGGGACTGAGAGGTGATACTTTTGATCACTTCTTGGGTGAAATCAAATTATAA
- a CDS encoding DUF368 domain-containing protein, with protein sequence MDFIRKHVLTYLKGMGMGAADIVPGVSGGSIALITGIYEELLESINSFNGDNLKLLLKFEFKAFFQAVNGVFLLSLFLGIMTSVFSLSKLITYLMAEHPIPLWSFFCGLILIAAFLILKDIKKWSFGVVVALVVGTIAAYYITELPPTSSPDALWFTFVAGAIAICAMILPGISGSFILLILGKYESVLQAVSERDFLTLAVFALGCIVGLLSFSRVISWLLKRYYSLTIGLLSGFMLGSINKLWPWKIVTAYRTSSSGEEKPFLTENLLPGEYMQQTGLEPQIMLALAAFLIGIVLVYGIDRLAAYLKKS encoded by the coding sequence ATGGATTTTATCAGAAAACACGTGCTCACTTATCTCAAAGGTATGGGGATGGGAGCTGCAGACATAGTTCCTGGAGTATCGGGCGGATCGATCGCCTTGATCACAGGGATCTACGAGGAGTTGCTTGAAAGCATCAATTCTTTTAATGGGGACAATCTAAAGCTTTTGCTCAAGTTTGAATTTAAAGCTTTTTTCCAGGCTGTAAACGGAGTTTTTTTGCTCAGCTTATTTTTGGGGATTATGACAAGTGTCTTTTCCCTTTCCAAGCTGATTACTTACCTGATGGCGGAGCACCCCATTCCTTTGTGGTCTTTTTTCTGCGGTTTGATATTGATTGCGGCTTTTCTGATTTTGAAAGACATCAAGAAATGGAGTTTCGGCGTGGTCGTAGCACTTGTAGTAGGCACTATAGCGGCATACTATATCACTGAATTGCCGCCTACCAGCAGTCCTGATGCACTTTGGTTTACTTTTGTGGCTGGAGCGATTGCGATTTGCGCTATGATTTTGCCAGGGATAAGCGGGAGCTTTATTCTATTGATATTGGGAAAATATGAATCAGTGCTGCAAGCTGTCTCAGAACGGGATTTCCTTACGTTGGCAGTATTTGCATTAGGCTGTATCGTAGGCCTTCTATCTTTCAGCAGGGTTATTTCATGGTTGCTGAAGCGATATTACTCCCTTACGATAGGTTTATTGTCTGGCTTTATGCTTGGATCTATTAATAAGCTTTGGCCTTGGAAGATAGTCACTGCCTATCGCACCTCATCCAGTGGGGAAGAAAAGCCCTTTCTGACAGAAAATCTTCTTCCGGGGGAATATATGCAGCAAACAGGTTTAGAACCTCAGATTATGCTAGCTTTAGCGGCCTTTCTGATAGGAATTGTTTTAGTATATGGTATAGACCGTCTAGCGGCATATTTGAAAAAATCATGA
- the aroE gene encoding shikimate dehydrogenase (AroE; catalyzes the conversion of shikimate to 3-dehydroshikimate): MRKFGLIGHPLSHSFSKKYFTEKFEKEGIEGCTYGLYDIPNAQELEDILEENPEIEGINVTIPHKEDVIALMDDLEETCEEIGAVNCIHIKDGVRTGYNTDYIGFKNSLIPWLGAVKTKALVLGTGGASKAIKQALYDLEIEFLNVSRSEDEDQITYEDLAADPEIMNTHKLIINTTPLGMYPNVEGIPAIPVEQFTPGHFVYDLVYNPSETTLMKACLDAGGKAKNGHEMLILQAEASWDIWNS, from the coding sequence ATGAGAAAATTCGGATTAATAGGACACCCACTTTCACATTCTTTCTCTAAAAAGTATTTTACTGAGAAATTTGAAAAAGAGGGTATTGAAGGATGTACTTATGGATTATATGATATTCCCAATGCCCAAGAACTGGAAGATATTCTTGAAGAAAACCCGGAAATAGAGGGCATCAACGTCACTATTCCCCATAAGGAAGATGTGATCGCATTGATGGATGACTTAGAGGAAACGTGTGAAGAAATAGGAGCCGTCAACTGCATACATATTAAGGACGGTGTCCGGACTGGATATAACACCGACTACATCGGTTTTAAGAATTCTCTTATCCCTTGGCTTGGAGCTGTCAAAACCAAAGCATTAGTACTAGGCACTGGTGGAGCTTCTAAGGCTATCAAGCAGGCCTTGTATGATCTGGAAATAGAATTCTTGAATGTTTCCCGATCTGAAGATGAAGATCAGATCACCTATGAGGATTTGGCTGCTGATCCAGAGATCATGAATACCCACAAGCTGATCATCAATACTACCCCACTAGGGATGTATCCGAATGTGGAAGGGATACCAGCCATTCCGGTGGAGCAGTTTACCCCTGGACACTTTGTGTATGATCTGGTGTATAATCCTTCGGAGACCACCCTGATGAAAGCCTGCCTGGATGCCGGGGGCAAAGCAAAAAATGGCCATGAAATGCTTATCCTTCAAGCTGAAGCATCTTGGGATATCTGGAATTCATAA
- the purU gene encoding formyltetrahydrofolate deformylase, whose translation MKKAILIIQCPDQKGIVAEVSRFLYSHEGNILEVDQHVDEEMGMFFMRAAWELDSFSLQKDEIAERFKQEVGDRFKMDFKLHFNFPKPRMAIFVSKLSHCLFDILGRHHAGQLDVEIPLVVSNHQNLKSIVEAFGIPFYHVAISAENKAAAEESQLDLMKTHQIDFVVLARYMQILSADFIKHFPNRIINIHHSFLPAFVGARPYHAAYERGVKIIGATAHYVTEELDAGPIIEQEVARVRHHNTVSELVQIGQDVEKMVLSKAIKYHLERKVMPIRNKTVIFY comes from the coding sequence ATGAAAAAAGCCATACTCATTATTCAATGCCCTGACCAAAAAGGGATTGTAGCGGAAGTGTCACGATTCCTTTATTCCCATGAAGGTAATATCCTGGAAGTAGATCAGCATGTAGATGAGGAAATGGGCATGTTTTTTATGAGGGCAGCTTGGGAACTGGATTCTTTTTCCTTGCAAAAAGACGAGATTGCCGAACGGTTTAAGCAAGAAGTCGGGGATCGTTTTAAGATGGATTTCAAACTTCATTTTAATTTCCCAAAGCCTCGGATGGCAATTTTTGTGAGTAAATTATCCCACTGTTTGTTTGATATTTTAGGCAGACATCATGCCGGACAATTAGATGTGGAAATCCCTCTGGTGGTTTCAAACCATCAAAATCTGAAAAGTATAGTGGAGGCATTTGGGATCCCATTCTATCATGTGGCGATTTCAGCAGAGAACAAGGCCGCTGCAGAGGAGAGTCAGCTTGATTTGATGAAGACTCACCAGATTGATTTTGTGGTTTTGGCTAGGTACATGCAGATTCTTTCAGCAGACTTTATTAAGCATTTTCCTAACCGAATCATCAATATACACCATTCATTTTTACCGGCATTTGTAGGTGCCAGACCATATCATGCAGCGTACGAGCGAGGTGTGAAGATCATAGGAGCGACTGCCCATTATGTGACCGAAGAGCTGGACGCCGGACCCATCATAGAGCAGGAAGTAGCTAGGGTGAGGCATCACAATACGGTGTCAGAACTGGTGCAAATCGGACAGGATGTGGAGAAAATGGTGCTTTCCAAAGCCATTAAATACCACTTGGAGCGCAAGGTAATGCCGATCCGTAACAAGACGGTGATTTTCTACTAA
- the alr gene encoding alanine racemase: MIATSTLEISAKAYRQNIRYIRSEIGPNPVISAVVKGNAYGHGIHQMVEIAEKAGIRHFSAFSSDEAWEVWEKSKKGSEIMILGMLHLEELEKLIKTGISFYVFDFERLNRAISVSKEIGIPAKVHIEVETGFHRTGFDWDQREKLAGLLQKNNQFITLEGLCTHYAGAESVSNFVRVKNQIARYQEFRDFFTDQDIAFKTYHTACSAATLIFPETIMDMVRIGIAGYGFWPTKETFFAKLNSLPKGNKNPLKRLITWKSTIMSLKQVKTGEFVGYGNSYMALENIRLAIVPVGYGHGYSRLLSNQGMVLIKGQYCQVVGTVTMNAIAVNVGKIKDLNIGDEVVLIGKQGGKEITVASFSESTQMVNYEMLTRLPKDIPRIIIP; the protein is encoded by the coding sequence ATGATTGCAACATCCACACTTGAAATCAGTGCTAAAGCTTACAGACAAAACATACGTTATATACGCTCTGAAATAGGGCCTAATCCCGTAATCTCAGCTGTAGTAAAAGGTAATGCCTACGGACACGGTATCCATCAAATGGTAGAAATAGCTGAAAAAGCTGGAATCAGACACTTCAGTGCATTTAGCTCAGACGAAGCATGGGAAGTATGGGAAAAATCAAAAAAAGGTTCAGAAATAATGATTCTGGGTATGCTTCACCTGGAAGAACTGGAAAAACTGATAAAGACAGGAATCAGCTTTTATGTGTTCGATTTTGAAAGACTGAATCGTGCTATCTCTGTCTCTAAGGAAATAGGAATACCTGCCAAAGTTCATATCGAAGTAGAAACAGGCTTTCACAGGACTGGCTTTGATTGGGATCAGCGGGAAAAACTTGCCGGATTACTTCAAAAGAACAATCAATTCATCACTTTAGAAGGACTTTGTACCCACTATGCAGGTGCGGAATCGGTGAGCAATTTTGTCAGAGTAAAAAACCAGATCGCTAGATATCAGGAGTTCAGGGACTTTTTTACCGACCAAGATATAGCTTTCAAAACCTATCATACGGCATGCTCTGCCGCCACCCTTATTTTTCCTGAAACCATCATGGATATGGTAAGGATTGGCATCGCAGGCTATGGTTTTTGGCCGACCAAAGAAACTTTCTTTGCCAAGCTAAACTCCCTTCCAAAGGGAAATAAGAATCCTTTAAAGCGCCTCATCACCTGGAAAAGCACAATCATGAGTCTGAAACAAGTGAAAACAGGGGAATTTGTAGGCTATGGCAATAGCTATATGGCATTGGAGAATATCCGTCTGGCTATCGTTCCTGTGGGGTATGGGCATGGCTACAGCCGGTTGCTGAGCAATCAGGGAATGGTACTGATCAAAGGACAATATTGTCAGGTAGTCGGTACAGTAACCATGAATGCCATTGCGGTGAATGTAGGGAAAATAAAAGACCTGAATATCGGCGATGAAGTAGTTCTTATAGGAAAGCAAGGCGGAAAAGAAATTACCGTTGCCTCATTTTCCGAATCAACCCAGATGGTTAACTATGAAATGCTTACCAGGCTGCCGAAGGACATACCACGGATAATTATCCCTTAG
- a CDS encoding DNA-3-methyladenine glycosylase I has translation MKNTFQVSDQKPRCPWCMGFEEYVIYHDNEWGVPVWDDRVHFEFLILESAQAGLSWATILKKREGYRRAFADFDYETVAEFPESYVQELLQDSGIIRNVLKIRAAINNAKRFMEVQREFGSFSNYIWGFVGGKPIQNRLSSMSEAQATTKESDLLAKDLKKRGFKFLGSTTVYAHMQATGLVNDHLESCFRYREV, from the coding sequence ATGAAAAATACTTTTCAAGTTTCAGATCAAAAGCCCAGATGTCCTTGGTGTATGGGGTTTGAAGAATATGTCATCTATCACGATAATGAGTGGGGAGTGCCGGTTTGGGATGACCGGGTTCATTTTGAGTTTTTGATTTTAGAGTCTGCCCAGGCTGGATTGAGCTGGGCTACTATCCTGAAAAAGAGAGAAGGGTATCGCAGAGCTTTTGCAGACTTTGATTACGAAACTGTGGCAGAATTCCCAGAAAGCTATGTGCAGGAATTGCTGCAGGATTCTGGTATCATCAGAAACGTGCTGAAAATCCGTGCGGCGATCAACAATGCAAAGCGTTTTATGGAGGTTCAGAGGGAGTTTGGCTCTTTTTCTAATTACATCTGGGGATTTGTCGGTGGTAAGCCCATTCAAAACCGTCTCTCCTCAATGAGCGAAGCTCAAGCAACCACCAAGGAGTCCGATCTGCTGGCCAAAGACCTGAAGAAGCGCGGGTTCAAATTTCTAGGCAGTACCACGGTCTATGCACATATGCAGGCTACTGGGCTGGTGAATGACCATCTTGAATCTTGTTTTAGGTATAGAGAAGTGTAG